The sequence below is a genomic window from Hydrogenimonas thermophila.
ATAAGCAAAGATTTTTCTATTGGTATACGGGGAGAGAATATTTTGAACAAAGGTCTTGAACAGGCATATAATGGAGTTCCATACTCTATTCCTGTTGTAGAGCAGAAATTTTGGTTGAATTTGGAGTATCTGTTTTGAAAAAACTTATTTTTTTCATTCTATTATCCATATTTGTATTTGGTTCAATGCAAGAGGTTGAACAGAAAATATGTAATAAAATTCTGCTTTCAATCTTTAAAGAAAAAAGATTTATAAAAGTTTGGTTCAATAGTAGAAATCCTTATAAAAATTTGAAAGATAAGAAATTTCTTTTTGTAGAGATTCCTGATCAAGCTGATATTTTAATAGTAGATCATTATGAAGATATTTTAGCAGATAAGCCAATTTTTGTTAAAAAGTATCATCTATTACGTAAATATAAAAATAGAGCTATTGGAGGGTTTTACTGGCAAAAGGGAAGACCAAATATTATCTTTTTAAAATCAAATCTACAGAAGTACAATATAAAGTTACCTGACGAATTTAGTCGTTATGTAGAGGAAAATAGATGATTTTTAGACATATCGCAAAAATATATGCGGTAATTCTTATATCTATTTTTGCGGTATTTGCATATATGTATTTTTCTGTCAACTCAATCAAAAAAGAGCTTAATGATAATATAGATAATCTCTTAATCCATATAGTAAAAGAGTTTGTTGAAAATATAGATCAAAACTTAAAAAAGAATTTGAAAGGTAGATCGCCATTAGAGGCTTTGCATTCAGACGCTAAGCTAAGATCTAATTTTGAACAAGTTCTTTCTACTATTTCAACAAACTCTTTTCGTTATGTTTATATTCTCTACAGAGATAAAAATAGTATTTACAGATATCTAGTTGATGGAAGTCATGAAGATAAAGGTGAGTTGGATCAACCACTTGATGTTAATATAGATGAGTGGAACAAAGTTTATGAAACTAAGCAAGATAATATTATATACCAGTATGAGCTTGAAACACTTTGGACAACTTACCTTCATCCTATTTTACATAAAGATCAGGTAGTTGCTGTTCTTGCAGTAGACTTTTCATTTGAATTGCCTGATATGGTAAAAGAGATAATTAAACCGCTTAATAGAAGTTTTCTTTTTATATTCATAGCAATTTTAGTATTGATACTACTTTTTGCTATGGAGATATATTTTAATTATAAAATGAAAATAAAAAGTTATACAGACTCTCTTACAGGAGTTTACAACAGGCATTACCTGAGAGTATTTCTTAAAAGTGTCAATATTGATAACTATCAAGTGCTTATGTTTGATATTGATCATTTTAAAAAAATAAATGACAATTACGGACATAAAGCAGGAGACATAGTCTTGCAGGACTTGGCTAAAATAGTAAAAAAACTCATAAGAGAAGAAGATCTTATTTTTCGTTATGGTGGAGAGGAGTTTTTGCTTTTTGTAAAAGTAAATGGTGATTTTAATGTTGGTGAACAGATAGCTAAAAGAATAAAAGATGCTGTGGAGAAAGAGAAGTTTATATATGAAGATCAAATAATCAAAACAACCATTTCTGTTGGAATAAATAAATATCCACAAAGGTTTAAAACAATTGATCAAGTAATTAGATATGCAGATGAAATGTTGTACCTTGCAAAAAAGGATGGTAGAAATTGTATAAAACTCGAACATGAAAATTATAAAACAATGAATAAACTTACAATTTCTGAAATCAAGGAAGCTATAGAGCATAACAGAATTG
It includes:
- a CDS encoding bifunctional diguanylate cyclase/phosphodiesterase, whose product is MIFRHIAKIYAVILISIFAVFAYMYFSVNSIKKELNDNIDNLLIHIVKEFVENIDQNLKKNLKGRSPLEALHSDAKLRSNFEQVLSTISTNSFRYVYILYRDKNSIYRYLVDGSHEDKGELDQPLDVNIDEWNKVYETKQDNIIYQYELETLWTTYLHPILHKDQVVAVLAVDFSFELPDMVKEIIKPLNRSFLFIFIAILVLILLFAMEIYFNYKMKIKSYTDSLTGVYNRHYLRVFLKSVNIDNYQVLMFDIDHFKKINDNYGHKAGDIVLQDLAKIVKKLIREEDLIFRYGGEEFLLFVKVNGDFNVGEQIAKRIKDAVEKEKFIYEDQIIKTTISVGINKYPQRFKTIDQVIRYADEMLYLAKKDGRNCIKLEHENYKTMNKLTISEIKEAIEHNRIVCYYQPIFDSKTLSIVKYEALVRLIKKDQTVVGPYFFLEQIFSTTLYTELTNVVIENVFNKIEQTGAKISINLNFSDILDSKIYDSVIKSIKKHKTYASLLAIELLEYEELENIDIIKKRIDEIRSYGVLIALDDFGSGYANYEIFKHLPIDIIKIDGSLIKDLPNSEISLKIVKSIILLAKELDIKMVAEFVHSKEVLSKARFLGIEYLQGFYLSPPQENI